The genomic stretch GTCCATTACGTGTACGTAAGAGCGCACTCGCCAAAACAAGTTCAAGTCTCAAATGAGCTCATCTTAGTTTGTCTCAGACAGTTCAAGTATTGCAAATCCCTTTGATCAGTCCAATGACTAGGTTAAATGTTAGAATCATCCACGCCTtaacctttgccatcaaaaatcacctcaagtgcaatcaagatgcagacccttattctagcgctctccacaatttggtacccaagtacaagaatccacaataagacaattcacaactcgagccggccggtcccaagagtaaacacccatattagagattcctacctggcatacctaactattgtccccaaagtaccatgataaaggtttaaacctagaacgtttcatgattcgtaacttatgctcaaaagagtccttaatcctttacacccattcacgaaattaggaccataacaccacttggcccaagctcactccatgcagagaccacgcgaagtggctctgataccatctgtgacggccacacttctcccaagggcgaacccaagggtatcggcgggacgcctgcccatctctcgccaggactcactcaatCGGATCTCCCGCATACATCCATTTACAACAAATAAcatcacaattcaaacttataatatacatCGATGCACAAATCCAGATACACAACCTCTgcacaccaaaatacttcaaaatgtttacaattcgagtacaatcaaccctagtcgagtgctagCGCGAGTACCATTCAAAGTTCAAAACTAAACTAccctgtacaagtctcacgcctcgctcgtactccctggtaaggaaaacaaatggaatggggtaagctatatgcttagtgaataatcaggagaaaaaaatgtaaaatcacatccaataaatatgtaaatcaggatatttcacatcaataacagaaataTAACATCACAATCATAGGATATGGGTGGCTCCAAacccagttcaattccccgagcttgaacgcctgttgacactccgtcaaccaaagtactcatagaCCGTAGACTCCATTtaactttccccgttcaccttatcaacctcCGCTGgtcagtcaacagcacacagcagctcgagcgaaacaaaataacttagctttcatcagagctttaacaaagaactgAATCCAAACGTTAGCATGGAAcaatcttcgaccaaacccggctggctcgaatagttcgtctacccttggaaccgggctggaaccaagccctgagatatccaatctctcaatagaagatatctctcaacaaagtacttaccccaacagcacacagcaaaaggggttcaactcaagtcatgtaatcacccccatcagcacacagcaaaagggtgatactcaacataaggcatgtattctcacatatgaaatcaaaacaaaggatgagcttagatcgagtgagataaagtacaccctcgcctaagtacccatttaacatatacaaagcactttaacaatttcacatcaataaacaacccaattactcacttgataaagctcggCACGAAAAacgatacaattcactgagcttgaccgtcaccgtcaaaagcctcacagtctgtattgacagattatatacacacataagtgaaacagCCATACAATAACAGTCATGCCCTTCGGACTAACCAATGCCTCTGCtatttttatggatttgatgcatagAATTTTTAAACCCTAGttggaccgatttgtcgttgtatttatcgatgacattttggtttattcaaaaacccgagaggagcatgagcagcaccTACGAATCgtcttacaaaccctaagagagcaccaatttTACGTAAAgtttagtaagtgtgagttttgactggagaaaatctctttcttgggGCATGTGATTCCAAAAAAAGGTATCATGGTAGACCCGGCAAAAGTAGAGGCGGTGATTGAATAGAAGAGGGCAGAGAACCCCACTGAGATTCATAGCTTTCTAGGGTTGGCTGGGTATTATAGGCGTTTTATTAAGAACTTTTCTAGACTTGCCGACCCTTTAACCGACCTGACGAAGAAAAATGGTCGTTTTATGTGGGATGCTAGGTGTGAAACtagttttcaagaattgaagAGAAGATTAACCATGGCACCCATTCTAGCTTTACCTAACGGAATAGATAGCTTTACTGTTTAGACCGATGCCTCGAGGGAAAGTTTGGGGTGTGTGTTGATGCAAAACAaaaatgtgatatcttttgcctcttgAAAATTGAAAGCTCATGAGCAGAATTACCCAACCCACGACTTGGAGCTAGCcgcagttgtttttgctctgaaaaagtggagacactatctaTACGGGGTAACTTTTGAGGTTTACTCTGACCATAAGAGCCTTAGATACCTCTTCTCgcaaaaggaattgaacatgagacagcggcgatggatggaatttctggaggactaTGACTgcaccatcaactaccatccgggaaaagctaacgtggtggccgatgccttaagtcgaaaggctcaagtAGCGGGGTTAATGATTGAGGAGTGGGACTTGTTAAAATCGATTAGTGAATGGAACCCTTGCCTTGGCAAtcaaaaggtgatttttggtagcattagagtgacatccacTTTACTGGAGCAAATCAAAGAGACCCAGAAAGAAGACTCGATGGTACGGAAGTGGGGGGAGAAAGTGAAAAAAGGAGAAACGTCTGATTTCATTCTAAATCCCGAAGGAGTTTTGAAGTATCGGAATCGAGTAGTGGTGCCTAAGGATGAAACATTGAAaaaggagattttggaggaagcccATCAGTCGAaatatacaatccatccgggtagtagtaagatgtatcaggacttGAAAGGGGCatattggtgggacaacatgaaaaaagaaattgcccaaTACGTGCAAACTTCTCTCATCTGTCAGCAAGTTAAGGCaaaacatcaaaaaccatctggattgttacaaccccttgagatacccaaATGGAAGTGGAAAAACATTACAATggatttcgtttcaggtttgccacGAACACAACgaggacatgatgccgtttgggtgatcgtcgatcggttaaccaaatcggcccatttcttgccgataaacatgaagtattccatggataaaTTTGCTCAATTGTATATGGATGAGATTGTAAGACTACACGGAGTCCCTGTGAGTATCGTTTCGGATAGAGATCCTCGTTTTGTGTCtaggttttggcaaaaatttcaagaaacctTAGGGACCAAACTcaactttagtaccacttatcaccccCAGACGGATGGGCAGTCGGACcgaaccattcaaacccttGAAGACATGTTACGGACTTGCATCTTAGACTTTGGGGGTAGTTGGGGCCAACATATGACGTTAGTGGAATTCGCATACAATAAAAGTTACCAttcatcaattcaaatggcaccatacGAAGCTCTTTATGGGAGGAAGTGCCGATCACcaatttattgggatgaagtaggtgagaAGAAAGTTTTAGATCCGACAACCGTTTCGTGGATGGAGGATGCACAGGAAAAGGTTAAGTTGATACGTCAAAGACTCCTAACAGCTCAAAACTAACGAAAGAGTTACGCGAATaaccgaaggaaagatttggtGTTCGAAGTTGGAGATCGTGTCTTTCTGAAGATCACACCGTTACGAAGTGTCACGGCgagtagaggaaagaaacttcaaccgagATTTGTAGGACCCTTCAAAATTCTCCAAAGAGTTGGAAAAGTAGCATATCGACTCGAGCTACCATTAAGTTTGTCCAAGATTCACGACGTCTTTCATGTCTCAATGCTCAAAAAGTATTACCTCGATCCAACTCACATTTTACAACCGGAGAAGATTGAGATAGATGAAGCACtcacctatgaggagaaacctgtGCAATTGCTTGACCGAAAGGTTAAGGACTTGAGAAATAAACAAATCCCTTTGGTGAAAATTTTGTGGAAAAATCACGGGGTAGAAGAGGCaacctgggaggtggaagaagagatgcCAAAGAAATATTCTGGGCTATTTGCGAATCACGGTaagaaatttcgaggatgaaattttttaagggggagagagtgtgagaacccgaaaattttcttattttctaggcattattttatttatttgcacacattttctatattttctttattatgaaaattttctagataatttttattagtaaaaatagtttttaaattattttcttagtaTAAGATAGTTCATGAGACAATAGTagtatatattggacgtgggatccgctagtgcattaagtgcgataaattcggccaattaagttaagttttgcataaagggattaaattactaggtgttaggagataattagaggttacctagatggattaaccttggagagacaagaagataggTTTGAAattaaaaggtgctaggtgtcgcgacatggttggatgttggactttgaccactattccccaactttactaaaacattaattttgacccaaaatcatcttcattcttgctCCTTCTTGGTCGAGCTTCatagagagaaaaagagagaaaaccttcaacttgtttcttccattCTTGCTCATATCTTGTGATGCAACCACTAGaacttcaaattactccataaaaaatCCTTTGCTAGGTAGGATTaaagaaggtggtggagtggttttaGAAGAGGAGGTTCTAAGTTgctatctttcttgagtttataaggtgagttgctaagaaatttcctctttgttcttaataaggATAGATTAGTGGTTTTATTGGCTAAATATactattttgtggaagatttcatgattttaagtagagtttgataaatttctgatttattagtgatttttttgattttatataataattgttggttggccatggaatgatagtttgatatggtgtaaaatggagcctttgtgtgttaattgtggttgttgcggaaaatttcagatttgtgcggaaaatttcagttttagggtttcaaaatttggggcttttctagggttgtTGTGGAACTCTTGATTGGCTaagattgaagggtattgtaaccctaataaGGTGTGTTGAATAGCTTATGAATTGTAGTTGtacttgtggttgtgttggatgaATTTAAATGGTtatttgtaggatggaaaatctgaaattttaggggaaatgctgtccaaattttaaGTCTATGTgatttcttggttttggcttGCTTTGAGTGGAAATGAGTGACTTTGGGAGTTGTCTAAACCTTTGGCACCAAGTGTTTCTTATTTTCACTTCCAAGTTCTTTTTGGCCTTGGATTAGTAGTTTATTAATTAGGTTTACGACTCGTGCCCAAGTCTCAATTGtgttttcttgattgttatagggcgtgccggtgatccgaggcaTACATCGGGCggaaacttgtgaaatttctttgtttgaagtggtgagtgtactactcacatgattgttaTTTCATGGCTTTattgtacttgaaatctatgacCGGACTGCTTGTGATTACTGTTTATGCTagatgagacgagggtgtactttatcactctcgtatTCTATGATTTATTTGACTGTTCACTGTATCACTTGGAATTCTCTTAATTGTACTTGaactgatgtcgtttggacgtgtatccaacaACCTTTACTGATAActttgagctcaacctcattggTAGTCATTTGAATCGAGcaagcaagggcttggtcgaggaaaattgacaagccataGGGACTGtttttgggaatctttgggtatgagactcttaATTCtggtgtactcgagtattatcaattCTATTCTACTTGGTGTTcgagcccggtaaggggtatgtgtgGTGGACGAAAATcggagtaaagtggagtctacggttatgGTTACTCtatatacattgacggagagtcaatgaggtgagATCAAGTACGACAAAAGAGAAAAGGGCTCTtaagagccgtccgtatccttttactctcTATTGTTGTGTGGTGTTGGTTTTGCTCACTTGATGAACGTATTTGAATTGAGTATcattgtgtttatgtgatccttGAATGCTTGaatgatggtacctcattgggcgaaggCTCACTtcgttaattttgttttccttacagggaaaaATCTTTTGGGCCTATGATATtctgaagaatgagttgagctagtatAGATATTCTTTTCtatagctcctcgatagttggaaaaaccctaaatgtattttgatctgaACGTTACCCTTTTCGATTTGTAAATGTACAAAcatgtgtatataaaagtgctaatcatgttcatgtgttattttggcttggaaatatttttttccttagGGTTATATGAAGTTAATTGTTCTTGATTGGGTTTCGAACAGATTCGAAATTTGAacgaagaagaaaaaaaagtttggtGGGAAATTTTGCAGGAGAATCCGGAcgcatatccggccagttcttggccggatagcCGGCCAGATTGACAGGGGATTTTGAAATCCGTTTGAGTtggctactgcctccaatccggccagaattCGGCCGAATTGTGACGTGCAGTCACTGTTCACCTTCagtttcgattttcatttttccgtTTCGTGGTTGTTGAATCGTTTAAGCGCACTAATATATTTTGGAACATTTTAGTTTGTGTataaccgtcttagtagtcctggcgagagttgggcaggcagttcgctaacccctttggtacgccttaggggaaagtggggttgtcacacctctagggcgtaccctagggtttagtgagtcgcctgcccaactctcgccaggactcattcaTGCTTAATTCGAGAAAAGAACTTAAAaccatagaaaaaaaaaataaaacaacgATTTCAAACTTAGCATATACACTGATACTCAAATCCAACTACAAGTCTCATACATGCCCAAATACATTAAAATGTTTataatccaagtacaatcaacccctagtcgggtgctagcgcgagaacaattgcaaaattcaaaaaaactaGACCACACTAGTTTGTACAAGTCTCAcccctcgctcgtacccctgtaaggaaaacaaatggcgtggaatgagctaaaagcccagtgaggttccaaatagcaagtttaccattatttaaaagtacaagtatcaatgTAGAAacatagcgagcataacaagttcgtAAAAGTGAGCAAtcacacttcaagtagcaaatctcaaaatgggcgagtgtaaaagtttttcaaaagaaacaataacccaATGAGTAACGATCATGTCAaaatataaggatacggatggctctcaagagccaagttcctgttgcttcaccagagcttgatcaagtagtagttgacactccgtcaactttcaagtaaaggaatcagtccagtagaacaccatttagctacaatctccgtccaccaaccaaaccccctactgggaccaaaatcctcaatagacactggtggtaatacttgagtataccgattagtcgaagAGATagcactccactcgacaaaactaaTGACCAGGGTTCGTTAGtgaatcgaccaaacccttgccggctcgactcgaccaactagccacagggtttctggaattctaGACAAGATACAACTCATACgcatgtatatcaattcaattgaaatCATTGAATAAgaatatatcacattagggcaagtgcgctaaagtacactcttaccctatcaatccactcatatatcatgtaatcacattggtcaagtattaaacacaaatgtcaagttcaatcaagtattcggaagcactcaccaaagatatagtgcctttacgGGTCACGGTCAGGTATTACTCCTTGttgggagtccaaatctgcgataaaacatcatttttttaaaatatatattaaattttattcATTCGAGATCACGAATACATCGACTACCGGGAAAAGCCCCAGTTACTACAGCCTATGCACGTTCTACCCTAACACGCCTAACCGATGGCACCCCAAGTCTATTTAACCGACACTCTCCTCGGGCCACCGAGAGAAGAGTGTGCTCAGTAAAGTAAACTCTAACTAGCTCTTGCGGATGAGAGACCCCCACATTGGATAATATATCAGCAACCTTATTCGCCTCTCTGTAACAATGCTCAAACCGAACCCCCTCTACCAGGTGCCAGACTTGCTCCACCTCTCTTCTAATAGACCAAGAACAAAGACATCGCCGCTGGAGTATGTCAATTAATAACATCGAATCCGATTGCACTATCCTGGGGAGAAATCCCTTTCCAAGACACAACTGAACACCCTTCAACATGGCCAACACTTCAGCACGAAGACTAGTAGCTTCCCCCAGGTACGCCGAGAAAGCAACCAATAACTGCCCATCGGAGTCTCTAAGTAAGCCGCCTCCACCACTCGCTCCTGGATTTCCCTTAGAACAACCATCCGTATTGAGCACCATATTTGCTTGACCACCTGCCCTCCACTGAACAATTCTGAACTCATACAGAACAGTCGATTGAGCTACCCTTTCGTAGAACAGCGAGAAATCGCTCACTTGGGCGGCCAGACTAAACTGAACCTCAATTGCCGATTTGACATCCTGGAAGACCGCTTCACATATCTCCTTTACACAAACTCTAGCCCCCTCAAAAATCGCTCTACACCTCGCCTTCCAAATGTTCCAGCAGATAAAAACTGGAACAATGTCAAATACGAATCTCTGCTTGCCCCTTGGAGTTGGGGACATCCACCAATCAAACAAATGTGCTCGAAGACTATCATACGAACTGCCAATACCATATATGTTCTGAAAATATGCCCAAACCTGCAATGCAAGCTGTCCCGCAAAAAACACATGCTCCAGTGTCTCTCCAGTGGCAAGCGCACAGCAGAAGCACTTTGACGCCAACTGGAACCCCATCTCCCCTAAGACGTCATCCAAAGGCAGTCGCCTCGTGAGCAAGCGCAGCATGAACAAGGACACTCTCAAAGGTATTCTAGCATGCCATATGCGAGAGAACACCAGTGACCTGTTGCGACCTTGGTGGACCTCCTGAAAGGCTGCTACCAAAGTGAAGAGCCCTGACTGCGTCGACCTCCAGATCACTTGGTCTGTCCCCCTTCCACTCAGTGCCGGTGAATGCATCACCTCATCCACAATGGTTGGCGGCAGAATCTGTGACAACCGATAACTATCCCAGGTGCCATTGACCATAACATCAGAAAACGAAAGGCCCGGAACCACAAAGGCTCTAAGAAAAAGAGGCCCACTCCCCAaccaattatcataccaaaaatCACAAGTCCCATCATTGAGCAACCATACCATGCATAATTCCACCTGGCGACTCACATTGACCATGCGCCTCCAAGTTGGTGAGGCAGCTTGAGAACTAACCACCTGATAAGGATGGACCCATTTACAGTACTTTGCCCGCATGAAGGTTGCCCATAGAGATGACCCCGTGCGCAAACCCCACCAAAGCTTACAAGAAAAGGCATTATATACATCGCGAACCCGCCGGAAACCAGTGCCACCTTCCATCACCGGGTAACAAAGTTGAGACCACAGAATCCAGTGGTGCTTAGTCTGCTCGGTCGAGGTCCCCCACAAGAAATTTGCGCAGATACGCTCAATACTCTTGAATGTAGCCACCGGAATAACTGCAGCAGATAGAAGGTGCGTCGGAAGCGACGATAAAACATGCTTGATTAGCACTAGCCTGCCTCCAGGCGACAAAAGTTTAGACCGCCAAGAGAGAATCCTTGTCGAGATAGCGTAACACACCTCCCCAAAGTACAAGGATTTGCACTTGCCAATGTATAACGGGAAACCCAGGTACCGGACCGAAAAATGCTGCCTTGAGAAGCCAGTAATCCGCTCAACTACCCTCCGCCTGGCAGGCGACACTGACGGGTGCACTAAGTATCCACTCTTCTGAACACTCACCAACTGGCCAGAGGCCAGTTGATACATTTTCAATACCCGCATAATATCCTTCAAAGAGCTAGAAGAGCCATTAGCAAAGACAAGCACATCATCCGCAAAAGCTAGGTGGGTAACCGGTGGACAACCCCTGGGTACCATGAAACCCAAGAATCTCGACTGTGCAGCAAGACTATTGAGCCCCCGTGATAACACCTCTGCGCCAATGACGAATAAGGCTGGCGACAGCGGATCTCCCTGACGGACCCCACGACTCGATTTGAAAAAACCATATGATGCCCCATTAATGATGACTGAGAACCAAACATTCGACATTAATCTCCAAACCATGTCAATGAATCTCTCACCAAATCCAAATTTGCGCAATACACTGACAATGAATGTCCACGAGACACGATCGTACGTCTTTGCCATGTCAAGTTTCAACGCTACATTTCCCCTCCTAGCCTTTTTCCTAATCCCTGACATAAGCTCCTGAGCAAAGAGATAATTCTCTGTTATATTCCTGCCTTTGACAAACCCTGTCTGTTACGGAGACACAATCTTGGGCAGTATACTTGCTAACCTATCCGCCAAAATTCTAGACAGCACCTTGTTGAAAAAATTGCACAAACTAATCGGCCTATACTTAGAAAAGTCCTGGGGGCTTGGCACCTTAGGAATTAATACAATGGATGTGGATGTTACAAAGCGAGGCAGCTCCGTCCCACAAAAGAAACAGATTACATTATTATAAACATCCTGCGCAATAACATCCCATGCGAAAGTAAAAAACTGACCTGTGAAGCCATCAGGGCCTGCAGCACTATCCCCATCCATCTCAAATACCACCCGTTTCACCTCCTCCCTAGTTGGATCTGCATCAAGAGCTGCCCTGTCTGCCTGTGTCACCATATTAGGGATTAAATGCTCCCAATCACCAGCTGACCCCCCGGAGCCCGAGAACAAATTCGAGAAGAACCGCACAGCCTCATTGGTGATCCCCTCATCATCTTCAACCCATACGCCATTCTTATCCTTCACTCTATGAATTGCATCCTATATCCTCCGTTGCTGAACCGTTGCATGAAAATATCTTGAGTTTCGATGTCCGTATCGAAGCCACTTTACTCTAGCCTTCTGACTCCAAAACTTTTCTTCATTTAGCAATGCGTGTCGCAGCTCAGCTTGAGCTTTACTCAGCTCAACCTGCGCCTCCATCGAATCATCCTGCTCCGTGCGGGTTTCTGCTGCTAGCATATTCGCTTCCGCCTGCTTAACAACCTCAAACACATTCCCCAAAACTCCCTTGTTCCAGTCTTGGATGGCCCGCGTGGTACGCAGTAGCTTGGAGCACAGTATCTTTAACAAGGATCCAGAGCTCTCTGCTTACCAAGCCTGGCGAATTACATCCAATAGTCCTGGGTTCGACGTCCAAACGTTTAAAAACCGAAATGCCCTAGGCTTGTTATCCATTCGCGACGCCAGCGAGATCTTCAGTGGCGCATGATCTGATGGATGACGGGCCAAGTGGACCATCGAGATTGATGGAGCACTCTCAGTAAACTCGCCATTGATTAGCACCCTGTCCAGTCTCTTCCAGATTCGTGCGTGCCCTCTCCGGTTATTACACCAAGTGAAACTGGATCCCGAGGACCCCGCATCAAACACTTCGGCCTCCTCCATGAATGACAGTAACTCCAACCCCTCAGATCTTGCGAAAGGCCAACCTCCGCGCTTCTCACTCGGGTCCGCAATGACATTGAAATCTCCGCACACGCACCACAACCTTGAGCTAGGCTTATCGGCCATTAAGTCTTGCCACAACACCCTCCGCTCCCCCAAGGCGCATTTGGCATGCACAAACGAAAAGCACAGGGACCCATCCATCCAAGGATGTTGGACCGATACCGTGACATGCTGTGAAGAACTACCTACTACAAAACACACAATGGAGTACTAAAAAATACCCATATATCAGCCAACAGATTCACAACTACCGAATCAAAGGGCAATCTTACTTTAATTAAATCAATATGTGATACATCCATTTT from Coffea eugenioides isolate CCC68of chromosome 8, Ceug_1.0, whole genome shotgun sequence encodes the following:
- the LOC113780637 gene encoding uncharacterized protein LOC113780637, translated to MGDIVLRLNIDQSRVMDHGNKQTKKKGVRVPGPLDRQLRSAYSIVCFVVGSSSQHVTVSVQHPWMDGSLCFSFVHAKCALGERRVLWQDLMADKPSSRLWCVCGDFNVIADPSEKRGGWPFARSEGLELLSFMEEAEVFDAGSSGSSFTWCNNRRGHARIWKRLDRVLINGEFTESAPSISMVHLARHPSDHAPLKISLASRMDNKPRAFRFLNLLRTTRAIQDWNKGVLGNVFEVVKQAEANMLAAETRTEQDDSMEAQVELSKAQAELRHALLNEEKFWSQKARDAIHRVKDKNGVWVEDDEGITNEAVRFFSNLFSGSGGSAGDWEHLIPNMVTQADRAALDADPTREEVKRVVFEMDGDSAAGPDGFTGQFFTFAWDVIAQDVYNNTGFVKGRNITENYLFAQELMSGIRKKARRGNVALKLDMAKTYDRVSWTFIVSVLRKFGFGERFIDMVWRLMSNVWFSVIINGASYGFFKSSRGVRQGDPLSPALFVIGAEVLSRGLNSLAAQSRFLGFMVPRGCPPVTHLAFADDVLVFANGSSSSLKDIMRVLKMYQLASGQLVSVQKSGYLVHPSVSPARRRVVERITGFSRQHFSVRYLGFPLYIGKCKSLYFGEVCYAISTRILSWRSKLLSPGGRLVLIKHVLSSLPTHLLSAAVIPVATFKSIERICANFLWGTSTEQTKHHWILWSQLCYPVMEGGTGFRRVRDVYNAFSCKLWWGLRTGSSLWATFMRAKYCKWVHPYQVVSSQAASPTWRRMVNVSRQVELCMVWLLNDGTCDFWYDNWLGSGPLFLRAFVVPGLSFSDVMVNGTWDSYRLSQILPPTIVDEVMHSPALSGRGTDQVIWRSTQSGLFTLVAAFQEVHQGRNRSLVFSRIWHARIPLRVSLFMLRLLTRRLPLDDVLGEMGFQLASKCFCCALATGETLEHVFFAGQLALQVWAYFQNIYGIGSSYDSLRAHLFDWWMSPTPRGKQRFVFDIVPVFICWNIWKARCRAIFEGARVCVKEICEAVFQDVKSAIEVQFSLAAQVSDFSLFYERVAQSTVLYEFRIVQWRAGGQANMVLNTDGCSKGNPGASGGGGLLRDSDGQLLVAFSAYLGEATSLRAEVLAMLKGVQLCLGKGFLPRIVQSDSMLLIDILQRRCLCSWSIRREVEQVWHLVEGVRFEHCYREANKVADILSNVGVSHPQELVRVYFTEHTLLSVARGECRLNRLGVPSVRRVRVERA